The following are encoded in a window of Danaus plexippus chromosome 22 unlocalized genomic scaffold, MEX_DaPlex mxdp_33, whole genome shotgun sequence genomic DNA:
- the LOC116773712 gene encoding probable chitinase 2: MNFYVVFSLSAILFSYTTAKDKVVICYHGTWATYRPSLGKFDVTNINTNLCTHIVYGFMGINAKGTVVSLDAYLDYPENWGRDNLRKFTLLKRTNPKLKALLAVGGWNEGSAKYSNMASKPSLRKNFITSAIRIIQKYGFDGLDIDWEYPNARDSVHGEADIDNFTQLLKELRVEFDKNDLILSAAVAAVTNTAASSYDIKGISQYLNFVNVMAYDINNPTDNATGHNAPVHGNENNLQAIDVILKYWIGQGCPPEKLVLGLPFYGHSYELADREHFDVGDSSTGPGIAGPYTSLKGMLGYNELCEKFERELWNIYYDDISKVPYAVQGRNWISFDDIDSLTIKIEYALKFNISGAMIWSIETDDFRGTCSDGKYPLLRAVNRALNKSEA; the protein is encoded by the exons atgaatttttatgttgtattttcattatcaGCTATATTATTCAGTTACACAACAGCCAAAGACA aggTGGTTATTTGTTACCATGGCACCTGGGCTACATACAGACCGAGCTTGGGTAAATTTGATGTGACGAACATAAATACAAATCTATGTACACATATTGTGTACGGATTTATGGGTATAAATGCAAAAGGTACAGTCGTTTCTTTGGACGCCTATTTAGATTATCCTGAAAACTGGGGTCGTG ACAATTTGagaaaatttacattactCAAAAGGACTAATCCAAAATTAAAAGCTCTTTTGGCTGTCGGTGGTTGGAATGAAGGTTCAGCGAAATATTCTAAT ATGGCTTCAAAACCGAGTCTGCGGAAAAATTTCATCACTAGCGCTATACGAATAATTCAGAAATATGGTTTTGATGGCCTTGATATCGACTGGGAGTACCCAAATGCTCGAGATAGCGTCCACGGGGAAGCTGATATTGATAACTTTACCCAACTCCTAAAAGAGTTGAGAGtggaatttgataaaaatgatCTCATATTGAGCGCGGCCGTTGCTGCTGTTACTAACACTGCTGCATCATCCTACGACATAAAAGGAATCAGTCA gtaTCTGAATTTTGTGAATGTAATGGCGTATGACATAAACAATCCTACAGATAATGCGACTGGTCACAATGCTCCTGTACATGGAAATGAGAATAATCTTCAAGCTAttgatgtcattttaaaatattggattGGGcaag GATGTCCCCCAGAAAAGTTGGTGTTAGGGTTGCCTTTTTACGGTCATAGTTATGAGCTAGCAGATCGTGAACACTTTGATGTCGGAGATTCTTCCACTGGCCCTGGGATTGCAGGTCCTTACACGAGTCTGAAAGGAATGTTGGGATATAATGAA TTGTGCGAAAAGTTTGAAAGGGAGCTTTGGAACATTTATTATGACGATATCTCGAAAGTGCCTTATGCGGTACAAGGACGGAATTGGATTTCGTTTGACGACATTGATTCTTTGactattaaaatagaatatgcCTTAAAATTCAACATATCAGGTGCTATGATCTGGTCTATAGAAACCGATGATTTTCGTGGAACTTGTTCAGACGGTAAATATCCATTGTTGCGAGCTGTAAACAGGGCCCTGAATAAATCTGAAGCTTAA